In Candidatus Neomarinimicrobiota bacterium, a single window of DNA contains:
- a CDS encoding DedA family protein — translation MKKLNINSLFSWVRRLYDWVLHWADSPYGVPALIVLSFAEASFFPIPPDLLLIALAVSLPKKAFKYAFYCTVASVSGAFLGYAIGLYFYDIAGKGIIEFYGIADQFDFVAQKYNENAFSAIAIAGFTPIPFKVFTIAAGVFKVSIADLFTASLLSRGARFFLVAGLIYRFGPIIKIQIDKYFNKLALLMVVLMIVGSVVLRYII, via the coding sequence ATGAAAAAACTAAATATCAATTCGCTTTTCAGCTGGGTACGACGGTTATACGATTGGGTGCTGCATTGGGCGGATTCTCCTTACGGCGTTCCCGCACTAATCGTACTCTCTTTTGCAGAAGCATCGTTTTTCCCCATACCTCCTGATTTGCTATTGATAGCATTAGCTGTCAGCCTTCCTAAGAAGGCATTCAAATACGCTTTTTATTGTACGGTGGCATCAGTAAGCGGAGCGTTTCTGGGTTATGCTATCGGATTATATTTTTATGATATCGCGGGAAAGGGGATCATAGAATTTTACGGGATCGCCGATCAGTTCGATTTCGTTGCGCAAAAGTATAATGAAAATGCGTTCAGCGCTATAGCCATTGCCGGATTCACGCCGATACCCTTTAAGGTATTTACTATTGCGGCGGGAGTTTTTAAAGTCAGTATCGCAGACCTATTCACCGCATCATTGCTATCGCGGGGAGCCAGGTTTTTTCTGGTAGCGGGACTCATTTACCGATTCGGTCCCATCATAAAAATTCAAATAGACAAATACTTCAATAAATTGGCGTTG
- a CDS encoding glycosyltransferase family 2 protein codes for MNLFAVIPAYNADNTIARVIHGCVAQLPSENVIVVDDGSSDRTRRLVEQSGATIIVHKKNIGKGAGLRSGFTAALKNGCDGVITLDADLQHDPASIPQFIEAAEANPDWGIIIGTRWRSGSEMPWDRRLSNKLTSFMLSLRAGQKISDSQSGYRFIRRNVMENVITKEDGFMAESEILIRAAIGGYKIGSVEIPTIYSDEGSHINKFSDTFKFISLYVRSIFW; via the coding sequence TTGAATCTTTTTGCGGTCATTCCGGCTTATAATGCTGACAACACGATTGCCCGGGTCATTCACGGGTGCGTCGCTCAGCTGCCGAGTGAAAATGTCATTGTGGTGGATGACGGTTCCTCAGACAGAACACGGCGGTTAGTTGAACAATCGGGAGCAACAATAATCGTTCATAAGAAGAACATAGGAAAGGGAGCCGGTCTGCGGAGCGGGTTCACCGCTGCGCTGAAAAATGGCTGCGACGGCGTGATAACATTGGATGCCGATCTTCAGCACGATCCGGCAAGTATTCCGCAATTCATCGAAGCCGCAGAAGCCAATCCCGATTGGGGAATAATTATTGGAACTCGATGGCGTTCCGGCAGTGAAATGCCGTGGGACAGGAGACTATCAAATAAACTGACTTCATTTATGCTGTCGCTGCGGGCAGGACAGAAAATATCGGACAGTCAGAGCGGGTATCGTTTCATCCGCCGAAACGTTATGGAAAATGTAATCACCAAAGAAGACGGTTTTATGGCTGAATCAGAAATCCTGATAAGAGCGGCGATTGGTGGATATAAGATCGGGTCGGTGGAGATACCCACAATTTATTCAGATGAGGGCAGCCACATAAATAAGTTCAGCGATACGTTTAAATTTATTTCTCTATATGTGAGAAGCATTTTCTGGTGA
- a CDS encoding M28 family peptidase — protein sequence MKYLQVFITLCMTMLIFAGCAKTPKEEYVSIASAPMGITLSDALDMISEDDIRTHIKTLSADVMEGRAPGSKGGEMAAEYIASQFEKIGLEQVMEGTYFQTFPMVGFELRGDKKFEFTKNGKTLKLDFGSEFVMETALQVETVSLNEELIYLGYGVQAPELDWDDYKGVDVKGKVLLMLVNDPPSDDPNHFGGNALTYYGRWTYKFEKAAEMGAKGVILIHTTPSATYGWQVIESGFTGKQYALGLNENSPPQLAMRSWISEPAADKLLAFSGHTLSDLQAAAARRDFQPVHLGVKVKAVLDTEISSVETSNVIGIIRGSDPVLSNEMVIWSGHYDHLGIAAPNSEGDNIYNGAWDNASGVSTILAIAKVAVELKPLLKRSILVMALTAEESGLLGSKYYSENPLFHLATAKALFNIDAVNIWGETRDMNPLGFKRSTMEAMLQPIADEQNLVLVPDQSPEKGIFFRSDHFPFSKAGVPAVSIDSGNDYVGRDVEWREATVDGWINANYHQPSDEYSEDWDMAGVMQIAKFVLSATYDIANSAVTPEWNEGQEFKAVRDKSLQDYQQ from the coding sequence ATGAAGTATTTACAAGTATTCATAACATTATGCATGACTATGCTCATATTTGCAGGATGCGCGAAGACACCAAAAGAGGAATATGTCTCAATCGCATCAGCGCCTATGGGCATTACTCTTTCAGATGCCTTGGATATGATATCTGAAGATGATATCAGAACGCATATTAAAACACTATCAGCTGACGTGATGGAGGGAAGAGCGCCCGGAAGCAAAGGCGGAGAAATGGCAGCGGAATATATCGCATCACAGTTTGAAAAAATAGGTCTTGAACAGGTTATGGAAGGAACGTATTTCCAGACATTTCCAATGGTAGGTTTCGAGTTACGCGGGGACAAGAAGTTTGAATTCACAAAAAACGGTAAAACTCTGAAATTGGATTTTGGTAGTGAATTCGTTATGGAAACTGCATTGCAGGTTGAAACAGTTTCGCTGAACGAGGAACTGATTTACTTGGGCTACGGAGTGCAGGCGCCCGAACTTGACTGGGATGATTATAAAGGCGTTGATGTGAAAGGGAAAGTACTGTTGATGCTGGTGAACGATCCGCCGTCTGACGATCCGAATCACTTCGGCGGGAATGCGCTGACCTATTACGGCAGATGGACGTATAAGTTTGAAAAAGCCGCTGAGATGGGGGCAAAGGGAGTAATACTTATTCATACTACACCGTCAGCCACATACGGCTGGCAGGTGATAGAGAGCGGGTTTACAGGAAAGCAATACGCTCTCGGATTGAACGAAAACTCGCCGCCCCAATTGGCAATGCGGTCATGGATTTCCGAACCGGCTGCGGATAAACTCCTTGCGTTTTCAGGTCATACATTGAGCGACCTACAGGCAGCGGCAGCTCGCAGAGATTTTCAGCCTGTCCATCTCGGCGTAAAGGTCAAAGCCGTATTGGATACAGAGATAAGTTCGGTGGAAACCAGTAATGTGATTGGTATAATTAGAGGTTCCGATCCCGTTCTTTCAAATGAAATGGTCATCTGGTCGGGTCATTACGATCATCTCGGAATAGCCGCTCCCAACAGCGAAGGAGATAATATTTATAACGGCGCATGGGATAACGCTTCGGGAGTCTCCACCATTCTGGCTATCGCGAAAGTTGCTGTGGAATTGAAGCCGCTGCTGAAACGTTCGATTCTCGTTATGGCGCTGACAGCAGAGGAATCAGGATTGTTAGGCTCAAAATATTATTCCGAAAATCCGCTGTTTCACCTCGCCACCGCAAAAGCGCTTTTCAACATAGACGCCGTAAATATATGGGGCGAAACGAGAGATATGAATCCGCTCGGCTTCAAACGTTCAACGATGGAAGCGATGTTGCAGCCAATAGCCGACGAACAAAATCTCGTACTCGTTCCCGACCAATCGCCCGAAAAAGGAATATTCTTCCGCTCCGATCATTTCCCCTTTTCCAAGGCGGGAGTTCCGGCGGTCTCCATTGATTCGGGGAACGATTATGTGGGACGTGATGTGGAATGGAGGGAGGCGACTGTTGACGGCTGGATAAATGCTAATTATCACCAACCGTCTGACGAATATTCTGAAGATTGGGATATGGCGGGAGTTATGCAAATAGCGAAGTTTGTTCTTTCCGCTACCTATGATATAGCGAATTCGGCTGTTACTCCCGAGTGGAATGAAGGACAGGAATTCAAGGCGGTTCGGGATAAATCACTTCAGGACTATCAACAATAG
- a CDS encoding alpha/beta hydrolase produces MENLLKISLRILTYGVLFYVVYSGYYFFMQKRIIYPRHIIRTPPDIYDSVPGLERIWLNTKSGKVEAWYFQPSDSSEQLPFPAMIIAHGNAELIDYWLPIVNEIRELGMSVLLVEYPGYGRSEGEPGEESLTEAFIAAYDTLISKPEVDAGRIVLFGRSVGSGVICALADARPSAAMILMSPFSSISAMAADFYLPGFLVKDRFDNLSLIKSYDNPILFVHGSRDRIIPYKHSLKLLAASRQGKLITYDKGHNDLIEDWNLFWNEARPFLIRSKVLNEDE; encoded by the coding sequence TTGGAAAACCTTCTAAAAATATCTCTCCGAATTCTAACTTACGGAGTTCTGTTTTACGTTGTGTATTCGGGTTACTATTTCTTCATGCAGAAGAGGATTATCTATCCCCGCCATATTATACGAACACCGCCGGACATTTATGACAGCGTGCCGGGTCTTGAACGCATCTGGCTCAACACGAAATCGGGAAAGGTCGAAGCGTGGTACTTTCAGCCTTCGGACAGCTCCGAGCAGCTTCCCTTTCCCGCAATGATCATAGCGCACGGCAACGCTGAACTGATCGACTATTGGCTCCCGATCGTCAACGAGATCAGAGAATTGGGAATGTCAGTGCTACTTGTTGAGTATCCCGGTTACGGACGCTCGGAGGGAGAGCCGGGCGAGGAAAGCCTGACAGAGGCATTTATTGCTGCCTACGATACACTTATAAGTAAACCGGAAGTTGACGCCGGGCGGATAGTGCTTTTCGGCAGGTCTGTGGGTAGTGGAGTCATCTGCGCTCTTGCGGACGCTCGTCCTTCGGCTGCTATGATATTGATGTCGCCGTTCAGCAGCATTAGTGCGATGGCTGCCGATTTTTACCTGCCCGGTTTTCTCGTTAAGGACCGGTTCGATAATCTAAGTCTCATAAAATCATACGACAACCCGATCTTGTTCGTTCACGGTAGCCGGGACAGGATCATTCCCTATAAGCACAGCCTAAAACTTTTGGCGGCATCCCGACAGGGAAAACTGATCACCTATGATAAAGGTCACAACGACCTTATCGAAGATTGGAATCTGTTCTGGAATGAAGCCAGACCATTCCTGATACGATCCAAAGTTTTAAATGAAGATGAATAA
- the msrA gene encoding peptide-methionine (S)-S-oxide reductase MsrA has protein sequence MTDKLEKALFGAGCFWGVESVFSQVEGVKSATSGYAGGTVENPTYEQVCTGTTGHAEVVEVEFDPAVVSYDELLDVFWKNHDPTTLNRQGPDAGTQYRSAIYFQSPEQERAAVESKEKLRNSGRFVKPIVTEITKASKFYRAEEYHQRYFEKQGIEYCPV, from the coding sequence ATGACCGATAAGCTGGAAAAAGCTCTTTTTGGAGCAGGCTGTTTTTGGGGCGTGGAATCCGTGTTCAGTCAGGTGGAGGGAGTAAAGAGCGCCACCTCAGGCTATGCCGGCGGCACTGTTGAGAATCCTACTTATGAGCAGGTTTGCACGGGAACGACAGGGCACGCCGAGGTCGTAGAAGTGGAATTTGATCCGGCGGTTGTTTCCTATGATGAGCTGCTTGACGTTTTCTGGAAGAATCACGACCCTACAACGCTCAATCGGCAGGGTCCTGACGCAGGCACTCAATATCGCTCGGCGATCTATTTTCAATCTCCCGAGCAGGAGAGAGCGGCAGTTGAATCGAAAGAGAAACTCCGGAATAGCGGTAGATTCGTAAAGCCCATAGTCACAGAAATTACAAAAGCATCGAAGTTTTACCGCGCTGAGGAATATCATCAGCGTTACTTCGAGAAGCAGGGGATAGAGTACTGTCCAGTATAG
- the grxD gene encoding Grx4 family monothiol glutaredoxin, which produces MSDALLEQIKSDISNNKVMLYMKGTPDMPGCGFSFKAVEILKTLNVEFESADVLPDPNLRTVLSAHSNWPTIPQLFVDGKLIGGSDIMMDMYESGELQETLGSAGAYGETQQETSESE; this is translated from the coding sequence ATGTCAGATGCACTACTCGAACAGATAAAATCAGATATCAGCAATAATAAAGTGATGCTGTATATGAAAGGCACACCCGATATGCCCGGATGCGGTTTTTCATTTAAAGCGGTGGAAATACTAAAAACGTTAAACGTAGAATTTGAGTCAGCGGATGTACTTCCCGATCCGAATTTGCGCACGGTTCTTTCGGCTCATTCCAATTGGCCCACAATACCGCAGCTTTTTGTTGACGGTAAGCTCATCGGCGGTTCGGATATTATGATGGATATGTATGAAAGCGGAGAATTGCAGGAAACATTGGGCAGCGCAGGCGCGTACGGCGAAACTCAGCAGGAAACATCGGAAAGCGAATAA
- a CDS encoding BolA family transcriptional regulator, with translation MEEVEVQKMIEDSLPESHVEVVDTRGSGDHFEILVVSDKFEGVPLLDRHRMIHSALGSQLGGPIHAVEIKAYTTEQRNNLS, from the coding sequence ATGGAAGAGGTAGAAGTTCAGAAGATGATAGAAGATTCACTTCCCGAGTCTCATGTGGAAGTTGTGGATACACGGGGCAGCGGAGACCATTTCGAAATATTAGTCGTGTCGGATAAGTTCGAGGGCGTTCCATTACTTGACCGTCACCGGATGATTCACAGCGCCCTTGGCAGCCAACTCGGCGGTCCGATTCACGCAGTAGAGATAAAAGCGTACACAACAGAACAGAGAAACAATCTCTCTTAA
- a CDS encoding MerR family transcriptional regulator gives MSQPQIKKLYYSIGEVAELTALKPYVLRYWETEFPALKPTKNRAGNRIYKDKDIKVLFHIKYLLYDQKYTIEGARNQLNSANFDDMVDASNPNLKLKKSEPPKGESSDDKLVNVISDLRKGLLELKEILQP, from the coding sequence TTGAGTCAACCACAGATCAAAAAACTCTATTATTCAATCGGGGAAGTCGCTGAATTAACGGCACTTAAGCCATATGTGTTAAGGTATTGGGAGACAGAGTTTCCCGCGCTGAAACCAACAAAAAACCGTGCCGGCAACAGAATTTACAAAGATAAGGACATCAAGGTACTGTTTCACATTAAGTATCTGCTTTATGATCAGAAATACACCATAGAAGGCGCTCGGAATCAACTGAATTCAGCCAATTTTGATGATATGGTTGATGCAAGCAATCCGAACTTGAAATTAAAAAAATCCGAGCCGCCAAAGGGCGAAAGCAGTGATGATAAACTTGTCAACGTTATCTCTGATTTGAGAAAAGGCTTATTGGAATTAAAGGAGATTCTTCAGCCCTGA
- a CDS encoding polysaccharide deacetylase family protein — MYPTVLVYHKVDDRVEWGLTRVTPQTFRNQIRILKEDGYRFLTTSEIRNSQPEDKVVAINFDDAYESVYEYAYPILKDEDVPATIYVISDYVGELNSWDLNVGNLQFPHATWEQLKVLRDAGWEIGSHTKSHMDLRSLNDDDLKKELRESKELLESKLEINVKSLSFPFGRANNREIGAAIEAGYENGTIFYPIFNQFNAEYEEFIIRRLGVYLWDTKFFFRAKYGGQPLKGFEILKQNVLNTFAGITIAAQNSSNK, encoded by the coding sequence ATGTACCCCACAGTTTTAGTCTACCACAAGGTTGATGACAGGGTAGAATGGGGACTTACGCGAGTAACGCCTCAGACTTTCAGAAATCAAATTCGTATTCTCAAGGAAGACGGTTATCGCTTTCTGACCACATCTGAAATCAGAAACAGTCAGCCGGAAGATAAAGTCGTCGCCATAAATTTTGATGATGCGTATGAATCGGTCTATGAATACGCTTATCCCATTTTAAAAGATGAAGATGTTCCCGCCACGATTTACGTAATCAGCGATTATGTGGGCGAATTGAACAGCTGGGATCTGAACGTAGGAAATCTTCAATTCCCCCATGCAACCTGGGAGCAGCTTAAAGTTTTGCGTGATGCGGGATGGGAAATCGGTTCTCATACCAAATCACATATGGATTTGCGCAGTTTGAACGATGATGACCTAAAGAAAGAGTTGAGGGAGTCAAAGGAGTTGCTTGAATCAAAACTTGAGATAAACGTCAAAAGCCTTTCATTTCCATTCGGCAGAGCCAATAATAGAGAGATTGGAGCGGCAATAGAAGCCGGGTACGAAAATGGTACCATATTTTATCCTATCTTTAATCAATTTAATGCAGAGTATGAAGAGTTTATCATACGAAGGCTTGGAGTATATCTCTGGGATACAAAATTCTTTTTCAGAGCTAAATACGGCGGACAACCGCTGAAAGGCTTTGAAATATTGAAGCAAAATGTGCTGAATACGTTCGCGGGAATCACAATCGCGGCACAAAATTCGTCTAATAAATAA
- the ald gene encoding alanine dehydrogenase, with amino-acid sequence MIIGIPKETISEEHRVGITAAGVEQLANAGHEIVLQKDAGRESGYSDEIYTSAGAKIVDSAEEVFSSAEMIVKVKEPQPAECEMISEGQIVFTFFHFAASKELTENFIKSKGIAIAYETVQLKDMSLPLLVPMSEVAGRMAIQEGAKYLEAQSGGIGVLLGGVPGVEPATVTILGGGIVGSNAAKIAAGMGANVNILDINLDRLRYLDDVMPDNVTTLMSNPSNIRKLLTTTDLLVGAVLIPGAKAPNLVSREMLKLMKEGSVLVDVAVDQGGCIETCRPTTHDNPTFTVEGVVHYCVANMPGAVPYTSTIALTNATLPYIMLLAENGYKNTILEHEDLMAGLNIHKGIVTHKGVSDAFGMAYTPVIEVISA; translated from the coding sequence ATGATTATCGGAATACCAAAAGAAACTATATCGGAAGAACACAGAGTAGGAATAACTGCTGCCGGTGTTGAACAGCTTGCTAATGCAGGGCATGAAATTGTCCTGCAAAAAGATGCGGGCAGGGAAAGCGGTTACTCGGATGAAATCTATACTTCAGCCGGCGCGAAAATCGTAGATTCCGCGGAGGAAGTATTCAGCAGCGCGGAGATGATAGTAAAGGTGAAAGAACCTCAGCCTGCTGAGTGTGAGATGATTTCCGAAGGACAGATAGTGTTTACCTTTTTCCATTTTGCGGCCAGTAAGGAGTTAACTGAAAATTTTATCAAGAGTAAAGGCATCGCAATTGCGTATGAGACCGTTCAATTAAAAGATATGTCGCTTCCGCTGTTAGTTCCTATGAGTGAAGTTGCGGGACGAATGGCGATACAGGAGGGAGCAAAATACCTTGAAGCGCAATCAGGCGGTATTGGCGTGCTGCTCGGCGGCGTTCCGGGAGTGGAACCCGCAACTGTGACTATTTTAGGCGGCGGGATCGTCGGCAGTAACGCGGCTAAAATTGCCGCGGGAATGGGCGCAAATGTGAATATTCTTGATATTAATCTCGACAGGCTGCGGTATCTTGACGATGTTATGCCTGATAACGTAACCACTCTGATGTCGAACCCGAGTAATATCAGAAAATTACTGACCACTACCGATCTGCTTGTTGGCGCTGTTTTGATTCCGGGAGCCAAGGCTCCTAATTTGGTCAGTAGGGAAATGCTGAAATTGATGAAAGAGGGCTCTGTCCTTGTTGATGTTGCGGTTGACCAGGGCGGCTGTATTGAAACTTGCCGTCCCACAACTCATGATAATCCTACGTTCACTGTCGAAGGAGTAGTGCATTATTGCGTTGCGAATATGCCGGGTGCGGTTCCTTACACCTCGACTATTGCTTTAACGAACGCAACTCTTCCTTATATAATGCTTCTTGCTGAAAACGGATATAAAAATACCATCCTCGAACATGAAGATTTGATGGCCGGACTGAATATTCATAAAGGAATAGTCACGCATAAGGGAGTATCAGACGCTTTCGGTATGGCTTATACTCCTGTAATTGAAGTAATATCCGCATAG
- a CDS encoding insulinase family protein — translation MTEGKFNKTVLDNGIRIVTESNDYVHSAAIGVFITKGARDESADNHGAAHFLEHMVFKGTDEKDSFQIANSLESIGGMLNAATSEEYTCYFARILDEHIEPALDVLSDLVQNAIIEKDVTEVEKGVIIEEIKGVADTPSQMVIENFISDLYPDHQLGLAILGTEESINEMTSDKLVDFRTKYYTTDNIIIAVAGRLDHEKVVSLIEKYFHLEKTESAPLSAAPNGTLRTGVNKKKSPISQSHLCVGFRAIPYKDERRYALLVMNTILSGGMSTRLFQNIREKYGFVYSVYSFPEFMSDTGYFCTYAGTDASKTDTVIDLIKDELEKLRSELVTPDEISSARAQWKGGALISMESMMSRMNRIAMREMNFGTYAPVSELIEKIDAVQREDILSISNEIFDEDKIVVSVIQPEKQKD, via the coding sequence ATGACAGAAGGCAAATTTAATAAGACAGTTCTTGATAACGGAATACGTATTGTCACGGAGAGTAATGATTATGTTCATTCGGCGGCTATCGGAGTGTTTATCACAAAGGGCGCGCGTGACGAATCCGCTGATAATCACGGAGCGGCGCATTTTCTTGAGCATATGGTCTTTAAAGGAACAGACGAGAAAGATTCTTTTCAGATAGCAAATTCTCTCGAATCGATCGGAGGGATGCTGAATGCCGCCACCTCGGAAGAATACACCTGCTATTTTGCCCGGATATTAGATGAACATATCGAGCCGGCTCTGGACGTGCTTTCTGACCTTGTGCAGAACGCTATCATAGAAAAGGACGTCACGGAAGTTGAAAAAGGCGTGATTATCGAAGAGATAAAAGGTGTTGCCGATACGCCGAGTCAAATGGTCATAGAAAATTTCATCTCGGATTTATATCCCGATCATCAACTTGGATTGGCGATACTCGGTACGGAAGAATCTATCAATGAGATGACCAGCGATAAATTAGTTGATTTTCGAACAAAATATTATACAACTGATAACATCATTATCGCCGTGGCGGGAAGATTGGATCATGAAAAAGTTGTTTCTTTAATTGAAAAATATTTTCATCTTGAAAAGACTGAATCCGCTCCGCTCTCTGCTGCGCCAAACGGTACTCTTCGGACGGGCGTAAACAAAAAGAAATCTCCCATATCCCAATCACATCTATGCGTGGGTTTCAGGGCTATACCATATAAAGACGAACGCAGATATGCGCTTCTGGTGATGAACACGATTTTGAGCGGCGGAATGAGTACGCGTCTGTTTCAAAATATCAGGGAAAAATACGGTTTCGTTTACAGCGTATATAGTTTTCCGGAATTTATGTCCGATACGGGATATTTCTGTACCTATGCGGGGACAGACGCTTCCAAGACGGATACGGTAATTGACCTGATAAAAGATGAATTGGAAAAACTCAGATCTGAACTGGTCACACCGGATGAGATCAGCAGCGCGCGCGCTCAATGGAAAGGCGGTGCGTTGATTTCTATGGAAAGTATGATGAGCCGTATGAATCGAATTGCGATGAGAGAGATGAATTTCGGCACTTATGCGCCCGTTTCGGAACTCATAGAGAAAATTGATGCGGTTCAACGGGAAGATATATTGAGCATAAGCAATGAGATATTTGACGAAGATAAGATTGTGGTCTCCGTTATTCAGCCGGAGAAGCAAAAAGATTAA
- a CDS encoding polyribonucleotide nucleotidyltransferase yields MLVIKEIELGGRTLKLETGRIARQASGAILATYGDTMVIATAVAGDSPKEGLDFFPLTVEYRERHYAAGKIPGGFFKREGRPTEKEILSARMTDRTIRPLFPDGFKNETQVIIFVISADQENDADTLGMIASAAALAISDVPFDGPVAAVKVGELDGELVINPFISQYDDCTLEIIVSGGKDSLNMVEGKMKEVPEARMLEALTFGHESIKKVVAMIDELVKECGKEKMTFEVAEINQELVDAVTSLVGDKVKEANNAKDMKKQDRSAFMKAFTKDAIKQFEEEYPESAKDIKEIIHDLEKDDLRNKILNDGVRLDGRGPKDIREITCELDILPRTHGSALFTRGQTQSLTAVTLGTKMDEQKTDGIDGESYSKFMLHYNFPPFSVGEARMIRGVSRREVGHGKLAERAIEAVLPAAEDFPYTIRIVSDIMESNGSSSMATVCASSLALMNAGVPIRKAVAGIAMGLIKEGDKTEIISDILGTEDHMGDMDFKLSGTRDGVTSVQMDLKIKGISLEMLEDAVKQATEGRIHILDIMDKAISEVADDISDYAPRILTLQCPVDRIGELIGPGGKIIKGIQADTGAKVEIEDDGTVLVSSVGGEPAKAAIAIIEGILKTPEVGEVYDAVVKKIMDFGAFVEFMPGKEGLIHISKLDYKRVAKVEDVLAVGDELQVKLLKVDNQGRYDLSRRDLMEKPEGWVEEPPRERRPSRGGRNDRGRNRR; encoded by the coding sequence ATATTGGTAATCAAAGAAATAGAATTAGGGGGCAGAACATTAAAATTAGAAACAGGGAGAATTGCGAGACAGGCTTCCGGCGCCATTTTAGCGACTTATGGCGATACAATGGTAATTGCCACCGCAGTGGCCGGCGATAGCCCGAAAGAAGGATTAGATTTTTTCCCTCTAACGGTGGAGTACAGAGAAAGGCATTACGCGGCGGGGAAAATTCCCGGCGGTTTCTTCAAACGTGAAGGAAGACCGACCGAGAAAGAAATATTATCCGCCCGGATGACTGACAGAACCATCAGGCCGTTATTTCCCGACGGCTTTAAGAATGAAACGCAGGTCATAATATTTGTAATCTCCGCTGACCAGGAAAACGACGCAGATACTCTGGGTATGATTGCGAGCGCAGCCGCATTGGCAATTTCCGACGTACCTTTTGACGGTCCGGTAGCGGCTGTCAAAGTCGGTGAATTGGACGGCGAATTGGTCATTAACCCGTTTATAAGCCAGTATGACGATTGTACACTTGAGATAATAGTGTCCGGCGGGAAAGATTCCTTGAATATGGTTGAAGGGAAGATGAAGGAAGTTCCTGAGGCGCGGATGCTCGAAGCGTTAACATTCGGACATGAAAGCATTAAAAAAGTCGTGGCGATGATAGACGAACTGGTTAAAGAATGCGGAAAAGAGAAAATGACGTTTGAAGTAGCTGAAATAAATCAGGAATTGGTAGATGCTGTGACTTCATTGGTAGGCGATAAGGTAAAAGAGGCTAACAACGCCAAGGATATGAAGAAGCAGGATAGGTCTGCTTTTATGAAGGCGTTCACTAAGGATGCAATCAAGCAGTTTGAGGAGGAATATCCCGAAAGCGCAAAAGATATTAAGGAAATAATCCATGACCTTGAAAAAGATGATCTTAGGAATAAAATCCTGAATGATGGAGTCAGGTTGGACGGACGCGGCCCGAAAGACATTAGAGAGATAACCTGCGAACTTGATATTCTTCCGCGCACGCACGGTTCGGCGCTCTTTACAAGAGGTCAAACGCAAAGCCTTACAGCTGTGACTCTTGGAACGAAAATGGACGAACAGAAAACTGACGGAATTGACGGTGAAAGTTACAGCAAATTTATGCTGCACTATAACTTCCCGCCGTTCTCGGTTGGAGAAGCGAGAATGATTCGGGGAGTAAGTCGCCGCGAAGTCGGTCACGGTAAACTTGCCGAAAGAGCGATTGAGGCGGTTCTTCCGGCAGCGGAAGACTTTCCTTACACTATCAGGATAGTTTCCGATATTATGGAATCCAACGGTTCCTCTTCAATGGCGACCGTATGCGCAAGCTCGTTGGCTCTGATGAACGCGGGTGTTCCGATTCGGAAGGCAGTAGCCGGAATCGCAATGGGTCTTATCAAAGAAGGTGATAAAACGGAAATAATTTCTGATATTCTCGGTACCGAAGATCATATGGGAGATATGGATTTCAAACTTTCAGGAACCCGCGACGGAGTTACCTCGGTTCAGATGGATTTGAAAATCAAAGGTATAAGCCTTGAGATGCTCGAGGATGCGGTCAAGCAGGCGACGGAAGGAAGAATACACATTCTCGATATAATGGATAAGGCGATATCGGAAGTTGCTGATGATATTTCTGATTACGCTCCACGAATCCTTACCCTACAGTGTCCTGTTGACAGAATAGGCGAGTTGATCGGACCCGGAGGGAAAATAATCAAGGGTATTCAAGCGGACACCGGCGCAAAGGTAGAAATCGAAGATGACGGAACAGTTCTTGTTTCTTCGGTGGGTGGCGAGCCTGCCAAAGCGGCTATCGCAATAATTGAAGGAATACTTAAAACCCCGGAAGTCGGGGAAGTATATGACGCTGTTGTCAAAAAGATTATGGATTTCGGAGCATTCGTAGAATTTATGCCCGGAAAAGAAGGGTTAATTCATATCTCTAAATTAGATTATAAACGAGTGGCAAAAGTTGAGGATGTACTTGCGGTGGGAGACGAGCTTCAGGTTAAACTCCTTAAGGTAGATAATCAGGGACGTTATGATCTTTCACGTCGCGATTTAATGGAAAAACCCGAAGGTTGGGTGGAGGAACCTCCAAGGGAACGCAGGCCTTCAAGAGGCGGAAGAAACGATAGGGGCAGAAATCGCAGATAA